The following are from one region of the Nicotiana tabacum cultivar K326 chromosome 3, ASM71507v2, whole genome shotgun sequence genome:
- the LOC107783715 gene encoding AAA-ATPase At3g28510-like yields MGAMSLTELGSKLAGLMFIWGTIQQFFPYTLRKRIKSFWQKFENYFYPYVQITIDEFSNGKSNDIYTQVNSYLGTKSINKDAKYLKAEKSKNSKSFAVSLDEGEEIIDQFLGAKLSWRSHIETFNENSSGRNNSRPIEKKSYTITFNKRYKEMVIEKYLKHVMEEGKAIEFKNRKQKIYTNNCSEDWYWYGKGMWRDINFEHPATFDTLAMDPKKKEEIVSDLVAFSKGKDYYSKVGKAWKRGYLLYGPPGTGKSTMIAAIANFLNYDIYDLELTSVKDNSGLKKLLMETTSKSIIVIEDIDCSIDLTGKRKKKKKKNEETTNEDEEEDSESSKEKVSENKETGKLTLSGLLNFIDGIWSACGQERIIIFTTNHKDKLDPALIRRGRMDMHIEMSYCKYEAFKVLAKNYLDIETHPLFQQIQSLFEEVNISPCDVAENLMLKNASGGPEICLNNLIQALEKAKEKTNKDKEDEEKTSLNSKSIKKVSTKLVGRLKKLWK; encoded by the coding sequence ATGGGAGCAATGTCTTTGACTGAATTAGGCTCTAAGCTAGCTGGATTGATGTTCATTTGGGGCACAATTCAGCAATTCTTCCCCTATACACTCCGCAAACGCATCAAATCCTTTTGGCAGAAATTTGAAAATTACTTCTACCCTTATGTTCAAATTACCATAGATGAATTCTCCAATGGTAAAAGCAACGATATATACACTCAGGTCAACTCTTATTTGGGTACTAAGTCAATCAACAAAGATGCTAAGTATCTCAAAGCTGAAAAGTCAAAGAACAGTAAGTCTTTTGCTGTTAGTTTAGATGAAGGAGAAGAGATTATTGATCAATTCCTTGGAGCTAAACTCTCTTGGCGCTCTCATATCGAAACattcaatgaaaattcttcaggaCGTAATAATTCACGTCCAATTGAAAAGAAAAGTTACACGATAACGTTCAATAAACGATATAAAGAAATGGTCATTGAAAAATACTTGAAGCATGTAATGGAAGAAGGTAAGGCAATTGAGTTCAAGAATAGGAAACAAAAGATTTACACCAATAATTGTAGTGAGGATTGGTATTGGTATGGTAAAGGTATGTGGAGGGACATTAATTTTGAGCATCCTGCAACTTTTGATACTTTGGCTATGGATCCTAAGAAGAAGGAGGAAATAGTTAGCGATCTCGTTGCTTTTAGCAAAGGGAAGGACTATTATTCCAAGGTTGGTAAGGCTTGGAAGCGCGGCTATCTTCTTTATGGTCCGCCAGGGACAGGAAAATCAACAATGATTGCAGCTATTGCAAACTTCTTGAATTATGATATTTATGATCTTGAGCTTACATCGGTTAAGGACAACTCGGGTCTAAAGAAGTTGCTTATGGAAACAACGAGCAAGTCTATTATTGTAATTGAAGACATTGATTGCTCTATTGATCTCACTGgtaagagaaagaagaaaaagaagaagaatgaggaaACAACCAACGAAGATGAGGAAGAAGACTCGGAGTCGTCTAAAGAAAAAGTAAGTGAAAATAAGGAAACAGGCAAGCTTACACTTTCAGGACTGTTGAATTTTATTGATGGAATATGGTCAGCTTGTGGTCAAGAGAGGATCATAATATTTACAACCAATCATAAGGATAAACTTGATCCAGCTCTTATACGTCGAGGACGGATGGATATGCACATTGAGATGTCCTACTGCAAATATGAAGCATTTAAAGTGTTGGCTAAGAATTACTTGGATATTGAAACACACCCTCTGTTCCAACAAATTCAAAGTTTATTCGAGGAAGTAAACATAAGTCCTTGTGATGTGGCTGAGAATTTAATGCTGAAAAATGCTTCAGGAGGCCCTGAGATTTGCTTGAATAACTTAATTCAAGCTCTGGAAAAGGCCAAGGAAAAGACTAACAAAGATAAAGAAGACGAGGAAAAAACCAGCTTGAATTCCAAGAGCATCAAAAAGGTTTCCACAAAATTGGTTGGTCGTCTAAAAAAGTTGTGGAAATGA